The Metabacillus schmidteae genome has a segment encoding these proteins:
- a CDS encoding lmo0954 family membrane protein encodes MKKFGYVLLGGVAVMVLLSNLAPMIALGISLLIMYYAYKGFLKTDSTFTKVVCAIVGVIALFASASNLPAVLGFVAIYVLYIVYKNWNKPSKKVKESSDPFTNFEKEWNDLKGNL; translated from the coding sequence ATGAAGAAGTTTGGTTATGTATTACTTGGTGGGGTGGCCGTTATGGTGTTGCTATCAAATCTGGCACCAATGATTGCCTTAGGGATAAGTCTTCTCATCATGTATTATGCGTACAAAGGATTTTTGAAAACTGATTCAACGTTTACAAAAGTTGTTTGTGCAATCGTTGGAGTCATTGCACTGTTTGCTTCAGCGTCTAACCTTCCAGCCGTTTTAGGCTTTGTGGCTATCTATGTTTTATATATAGTGTATAAAAACTGGAATAAACCATCAAAGAAGGTTAAAGAAAGCTCTGACCCATTCACTAATTTTGAAAAAGAATGGAATGACTTAAAAGGAAATTTATAA
- the cobA gene encoding uroporphyrinogen-III C-methyltransferase — protein MSVGKVYLVGAGPGDRELITVKGREAIKKADVILYDRLVNFSLLDDAPAHCDLIYCGKLPTRHFMRQNEINATLVQKAMAGHTVVRLKGGDPSVFGRVGEEAEELALHQIPFEIVPGITSGIAAPLYAGIPVTHRDYAGSFAVVTAHDKSKNGKPDIDWEGLARGVQTIAFYMGVSNLEHICENLIQFGKSPDTPVIIIRWGTWSRQQNVVGTLSTIVEKVRAAKIENPAITLVGDIVSTRDKVKWFENRPLFGKQILYIRGKAEDVNRTSEWMEQGADVIEFPRWITKEKLIESAVLNLLPAYERMLFLSRESVEAFFNQLKEKKMDIRQIQAKLYCQNTLAISKLEEKGLYAEHVDTMDHQGSLLVIGSEEQKKDYSSLDGIHFISVYETSIDGRYETIIKRSLEDASLTTIVFSSSEAVDLLMEKGAQYGISPKEINQTVSFVCETAQARETLEKYGFAVEESDGEVLVESL, from the coding sequence ATGAGTGTAGGAAAAGTATACCTGGTTGGAGCAGGTCCAGGTGATCGCGAGCTAATTACGGTAAAAGGAAGGGAAGCCATAAAAAAAGCGGATGTTATCCTTTATGATCGACTGGTGAATTTCTCTCTTCTTGACGACGCACCAGCACATTGTGATCTGATTTATTGTGGGAAGCTTCCAACACGTCACTTCATGAGACAGAATGAAATTAATGCAACCTTAGTTCAAAAGGCAATGGCAGGTCATACAGTTGTAAGGCTTAAAGGTGGAGATCCAAGTGTTTTTGGGAGAGTAGGCGAGGAAGCAGAAGAGCTTGCTTTACACCAAATTCCATTTGAAATTGTGCCTGGTATCACTTCAGGAATAGCTGCACCATTATATGCCGGTATTCCCGTAACACACCGTGACTATGCTGGATCATTTGCTGTTGTTACAGCTCATGATAAATCGAAAAATGGCAAACCGGATATCGATTGGGAAGGATTAGCAAGAGGTGTTCAGACGATTGCATTTTATATGGGCGTTTCCAATTTAGAGCATATTTGTGAAAACCTTATCCAGTTTGGTAAATCGCCTGATACGCCCGTTATCATTATTCGCTGGGGAACGTGGAGCCGTCAACAAAACGTAGTTGGAACACTTTCTACTATTGTAGAGAAAGTTCGCGCGGCAAAGATAGAAAATCCGGCGATTACATTAGTGGGCGATATTGTTTCAACAAGGGATAAAGTGAAATGGTTTGAAAATCGCCCGTTATTTGGAAAGCAAATTCTCTATATTCGAGGAAAAGCTGAGGATGTAAATCGCACAAGTGAATGGATGGAACAAGGAGCAGACGTGATTGAATTTCCTCGATGGATCACTAAAGAAAAGTTGATCGAATCTGCTGTTTTGAATTTACTCCCTGCTTACGAACGTATGTTATTTTTATCCAGAGAAAGTGTGGAGGCCTTTTTTAACCAGCTAAAAGAGAAGAAAATGGATATACGTCAAATCCAGGCAAAGCTTTATTGTCAAAATACTTTAGCGATCTCTAAGCTTGAAGAAAAAGGGTTATATGCTGAGCATGTGGATACGATGGACCATCAAGGAAGCCTCCTTGTTATTGGATCCGAAGAACAAAAAAAGGATTATTCTAGCTTGGATGGTATCCATTTCATCTCTGTATATGAAACCAGCATTGATGGTAGATATGAGACCATTATAAAAAGATCATTAGAAGATGCATCTTTGACAACAATCGTGTTTTCATCAAGTGAAGCGGTTGATCTTCTTATGGAAAAAGGGGCTCAGTATGGAATATCTCCGAAAGAAATAAATCAAACAGTTTCCTTTGTTTGCGAAACGGCTCAAGCACGTGAAACCTTAGAAAAGTATGGTTTTGCTGTGGAGGAATCGGATGGAGAAGTACTGGTTGAGTCTTTGTAG
- the nirD gene encoding nitrite reductase small subunit NirD, translating to MKELTKAKIYVGALNDLPERVGKTVILEKNKEVAVFKLSSGKIKAIENKCPHKGGVLSEGIVSGEHVFCPMHDWKICLEDGKVQEPDFGCVKTYETVIDDGEVFLLV from the coding sequence ATGAAGGAATTAACAAAAGCAAAGATATATGTAGGAGCATTAAATGATTTGCCCGAAAGAGTAGGAAAAACGGTTATACTAGAAAAGAACAAAGAAGTAGCAGTTTTTAAACTTTCAAGCGGTAAAATAAAAGCGATAGAAAATAAATGTCCTCATAAAGGCGGAGTGCTAAGTGAAGGGATTGTAAGTGGTGAGCATGTATTTTGCCCAATGCATGACTGGAAAATCTGCCTTGAAGATGGAAAAGTACAAGAACCGGATTTCGGCTGTGTCAAAACATATGAAACAGTTATTGATGATGGAGAGGTCTTTCTGTTAGTTTAA
- the nirB gene encoding nitrite reductase large subunit NirB, which yields MNKKKLVLIGNGMAGVRAIEEILKISKDAFDITIFGTEPHPNYNRILLSKVLQGDTEVKDITLNDWDWYEENNITLYTGETVTKIDSEMKVVRSDKGRIVPFDEVIVATGSVPFILPLPGADKEGVTAFRDIKDTDIMLDASKKYKKAAVIGGGLLGLEAARGLLNLGMDVTVIHIAPTLMERQLDETAGKLLQKELEKQGMKFLLEASTAEIYGEDRVEGLKFKDGSHLEADLVVMAVGIKPNISLAVESGLDVNRGIVVNDFLQTTIPNVYAVGECAEHNGIPYGLVAPLYEQGMVLAKHICGEATDGYKGSVLSTQLKVSGVEVFSAGDFMEGDDKKSLKIFDEQDGIYKKIVLRGNKIVGAVLFGDSKEGSRLFSMIKKEADISDTEKISILQPIGEEAGESLVASMADDEIICGCNGVSKGTIVQAIQEKGCTTVDAIKGCTSASRSCGGCKPLVADVLQYTLGSDFDASSQKEAICGCTTLSRDEVVEEIRAKGLKHIKEVMNVLGWESEGCSKCRPALNYYLAMVNPIGYEDERESRFVNERMHANIQKDGTYSVVPRMYGGVTNASELRRIADVVEKYEIPLVKVTGGQRIDLFGVRKDDLPKVWQDLDMNSGYAYGKSLRTVKTCVGETFCRFGTQDSMGLGIRLEKKFEGLQTPHKVKMAVSACPRSCAESGFKDIGFIGIDGGWEIYIGGNGGTHVRGGDLLYKVKTDEEAMEITGAYLQYYRETANYLERTSAWVDRVGLAHVQSVLDDKQKRIELNARMDETLSVYKDPWKEIIEDKKTTKELFETVEMS from the coding sequence TTGAATAAAAAGAAGCTTGTGCTAATAGGAAACGGAATGGCCGGAGTAAGAGCAATCGAAGAAATTTTAAAAATCTCTAAGGATGCATTCGATATCACCATTTTTGGAACGGAACCGCATCCGAATTATAATAGAATTCTTTTATCAAAAGTTTTACAAGGTGACACAGAAGTAAAAGATATCACCCTAAATGATTGGGATTGGTATGAAGAAAACAATATTACCCTTTATACAGGTGAAACTGTAACAAAAATTGATTCAGAGATGAAGGTCGTTCGTTCGGACAAAGGAAGAATTGTACCATTTGATGAAGTAATCGTAGCAACTGGATCTGTTCCATTTATCCTGCCTCTACCTGGTGCAGATAAGGAAGGGGTAACAGCATTTCGTGATATTAAAGATACAGATATTATGCTTGATGCTTCTAAAAAGTATAAAAAAGCAGCCGTTATTGGTGGGGGATTACTTGGATTAGAAGCAGCACGCGGTCTTCTAAACTTAGGAATGGATGTCACTGTTATTCACATTGCACCAACTTTAATGGAGCGTCAATTAGATGAAACAGCAGGTAAGCTTCTTCAAAAAGAATTAGAAAAGCAGGGAATGAAGTTCTTATTAGAAGCTAGTACGGCTGAGATATATGGAGAAGATCGTGTAGAAGGATTGAAGTTTAAGGACGGAAGTCACCTTGAAGCAGATTTAGTCGTAATGGCGGTAGGAATTAAGCCGAATATTTCACTAGCGGTTGAGAGTGGTCTTGATGTAAATAGAGGGATTGTCGTTAATGACTTTTTACAAACAACTATTCCAAATGTGTATGCTGTCGGTGAATGTGCAGAACATAACGGAATTCCATACGGCCTGGTAGCCCCCCTTTATGAACAAGGCATGGTTTTAGCCAAACATATTTGCGGGGAGGCTACTGACGGGTATAAAGGCTCTGTATTATCAACGCAATTAAAGGTATCCGGAGTAGAGGTATTCTCCGCTGGTGACTTTATGGAAGGCGATGACAAGAAATCTCTGAAAATCTTCGATGAACAAGATGGTATCTATAAAAAGATTGTTTTAAGAGGAAATAAAATTGTTGGGGCGGTTTTATTCGGGGATAGCAAAGAGGGTAGTCGCTTATTTTCAATGATTAAGAAGGAAGCAGACATTTCTGATACAGAGAAAATCAGCATCCTTCAGCCGATTGGAGAAGAAGCTGGTGAAAGTTTAGTCGCATCAATGGCTGATGATGAAATTATTTGTGGATGTAATGGAGTGTCTAAAGGGACGATTGTTCAAGCAATCCAAGAAAAAGGCTGTACAACAGTTGATGCAATTAAGGGTTGTACAAGTGCCTCCCGTTCATGTGGTGGATGTAAACCATTAGTTGCAGATGTCCTTCAATATACACTTGGATCTGACTTTGATGCTTCCTCACAAAAAGAAGCAATCTGTGGTTGTACAACATTATCACGTGACGAAGTAGTAGAAGAAATTCGAGCAAAAGGATTAAAGCATATAAAAGAAGTGATGAATGTACTCGGCTGGGAATCTGAAGGATGCTCAAAATGTCGTCCGGCACTTAACTATTACTTAGCAATGGTGAATCCAATTGGATACGAAGATGAAAGAGAATCCCGATTTGTAAATGAACGTATGCACGCAAATATTCAAAAAGATGGAACATATTCAGTTGTACCTAGAATGTATGGCGGTGTAACAAATGCCAGTGAGTTGCGCCGAATTGCAGATGTTGTAGAAAAGTATGAAATTCCATTAGTAAAAGTAACAGGTGGACAGCGTATTGACTTATTCGGTGTAAGAAAAGATGATCTGCCAAAAGTATGGCAAGATTTGGATATGAATTCAGGTTATGCTTACGGAAAATCATTACGTACGGTAAAAACATGTGTTGGTGAAACATTCTGCCGTTTCGGAACACAAGATTCAATGGGCTTGGGTATTCGCCTTGAAAAGAAATTTGAAGGCTTACAAACACCGCATAAAGTCAAAATGGCTGTCTCTGCCTGCCCAAGAAGCTGTGCAGAATCAGGCTTTAAAGATATTGGATTCATTGGTATTGATGGCGGCTGGGAAATCTATATCGGCGGTAATGGTGGCACACATGTACGAGGCGGAGATTTATTATACAAAGTAAAAACAGATGAAGAAGCAATGGAAATCACAGGTGCTTATCTACAATATTACCGTGAAACAGCTAATTACTTAGAGCGCACATCTGCATGGGTAGACCGCGTAGGCCTAGCACATGTCCAATCTGTTCTAGATGATAAACAAAAACGTATCGAGCTAAATGCCCGCATGGACGAAACATTATCTGTTTACAAAGATCCTTGGAAAGAAATTATTGAAGATAAGAAAACAACAAAAGAACTTTTTGAGACCGTGGAGATGTCTTAA
- the nasC gene encoding assimilatory nitrate reductase catalytic subunit NasC: MTDLLLKYFRTKQQEVQSEKVYDTQCPFCSMQCKMQLIEQSVVSRKTYKTIGKDNPTSQGRLCIKGMNAHQHPFHQDRILHPLLKVNGEFVRISWEDALATIKKHVEEIQAVDGYEALSIYGSASITNEEAYILGKFARVGLKTPYIDYNGRLCMSAAATAANQTFGLDRGLTNTLKEVPFTRVILLAGTNIAECQPTIMPYFEKAKENGAYIIAIDPRETPTTQLADLHLKVKPGMDAALANGFLKVIIEENLVDEAFVKERATGFEEVRDYVQSLSLDEIFDLTGVPVDQIRTAATKFASEESGMLFTARGVEQQIDGTVAVRNFLNFIVATGKIGKPYSGYGAITGQGNGQGAREHGQKADQLPGYRLIENEEHRAHVAKVWGIDKDELPRKGVSAYEMFQKINDGEITGMFLVCSNPVVSNPNASFVKEALKKLKFLVAFDMFISETAQFADLILPASSYLEDEGTMTNVEGRVTLREASRPCPGEAKNDWEIICDIAKVLGKEKYFPYKKAEDIFNELREASKGGIADYYGITYERIRKEQGILWPCPELDHQGTERLFEHSFATQNGKANLIPVSNTSEIPKEKPCDDYPLYLTTGRIMSHYLTGVQTRKSSALAARNFESYLEIHPDTAKKYEIEPNSLVAVASKRGKIMVRSKISEKIRQDTVFVPFHWAEDQNVNMLVGEDLDPNCKMPGFKVSTVNIKQI; the protein is encoded by the coding sequence TTGACCGATTTGTTATTAAAATATTTCCGAACAAAGCAACAAGAAGTCCAATCTGAGAAAGTTTATGATACTCAATGTCCGTTTTGTAGTATGCAATGCAAAATGCAGTTAATCGAACAATCTGTTGTCTCGAGAAAAACCTATAAAACAATAGGGAAAGACAACCCAACATCCCAAGGACGCTTATGTATTAAAGGAATGAATGCCCACCAGCATCCGTTCCATCAAGATCGTATTCTCCATCCGTTGCTAAAAGTAAATGGAGAGTTTGTGCGAATTTCATGGGAAGATGCCCTTGCAACTATAAAGAAACACGTTGAAGAAATACAAGCAGTTGATGGGTATGAGGCATTATCGATATATGGAAGTGCCTCTATAACAAATGAAGAAGCCTATATACTTGGGAAATTTGCCAGAGTCGGCTTAAAGACTCCGTATATTGATTATAATGGCCGCCTTTGTATGTCTGCTGCGGCAACTGCGGCAAATCAGACTTTTGGCTTGGATCGCGGATTAACAAATACGTTAAAAGAAGTCCCCTTCACAAGGGTCATCTTGTTAGCGGGAACAAATATTGCCGAGTGTCAGCCGACAATTATGCCATACTTTGAAAAAGCGAAGGAAAATGGGGCATATATCATTGCGATCGATCCAAGAGAAACGCCAACAACACAATTGGCTGATCTGCATTTGAAAGTGAAGCCCGGGATGGATGCTGCGCTGGCAAATGGTTTCCTAAAAGTGATCATTGAGGAAAACTTAGTAGATGAAGCATTTGTGAAAGAACGTGCAACTGGATTTGAAGAGGTTAGGGACTATGTTCAATCACTATCATTAGACGAGATTTTTGATCTGACAGGTGTCCCGGTGGATCAAATAAGAACAGCCGCAACAAAATTTGCCTCTGAAGAATCTGGTATGCTTTTCACAGCTAGAGGGGTTGAGCAGCAAATAGATGGAACAGTTGCTGTACGAAATTTCCTAAACTTCATTGTCGCAACAGGTAAAATTGGAAAACCATATTCAGGCTATGGTGCCATAACAGGTCAAGGGAACGGACAAGGAGCAAGGGAGCACGGACAGAAGGCAGATCAATTACCGGGATACCGTTTAATTGAAAATGAAGAGCATCGTGCACATGTTGCCAAAGTATGGGGAATCGACAAAGACGAGCTGCCAAGAAAAGGTGTATCAGCTTACGAGATGTTTCAAAAGATAAATGATGGAGAAATCACGGGAATGTTTCTCGTTTGCTCTAATCCGGTTGTCTCTAATCCGAATGCAAGTTTTGTGAAAGAAGCGCTAAAGAAATTAAAGTTTTTAGTCGCTTTTGATATGTTTATCTCTGAAACTGCCCAATTTGCCGACTTAATTTTACCCGCATCCTCTTATTTAGAAGATGAAGGGACAATGACAAATGTAGAAGGCAGAGTCACTCTGCGTGAAGCAAGTCGCCCGTGTCCAGGTGAGGCGAAAAATGATTGGGAAATTATTTGTGACATTGCAAAAGTCTTAGGAAAAGAAAAATACTTTCCTTATAAAAAAGCAGAAGATATTTTTAATGAATTGAGAGAGGCGAGTAAAGGCGGAATCGCTGATTACTATGGCATTACCTATGAGCGCATTAGAAAAGAGCAGGGTATTCTTTGGCCTTGTCCTGAATTAGATCATCAAGGAACAGAGAGGCTTTTTGAACATTCGTTTGCAACACAGAACGGTAAAGCTAATTTGATCCCAGTGTCGAACACATCAGAAATACCAAAGGAAAAACCATGTGATGATTATCCATTGTACTTAACAACCGGCAGAATCATGTCACACTATTTAACTGGAGTGCAAACACGTAAAAGTTCAGCACTTGCAGCAAGGAATTTTGAATCATATCTTGAAATCCATCCTGACACAGCTAAAAAATATGAAATTGAACCAAATAGCCTTGTAGCTGTTGCCTCAAAACGAGGAAAAATTATGGTGAGAAGTAAAATCTCTGAAAAAATTAGACAAGATACTGTATTTGTTCCATTCCACTGGGCAGAAGATCAAAACGTGAACATGCTTGTAGGAGAGGACTTAGATCCGAATTGTAAAATGCCCGGGTTTAAAGTTAGTACGGTGAATATTAAACAAATATGA
- the nirB gene encoding nitrite reductase large subunit NirB, producing the protein MKKKLVVIGNGMAGVRCVEEILKQNSGLYEISIIGSEPHVNYNRILLSSVLQGETTFPEITINDIEWYQKYQITLYSGETATKIDTKLKSILTDKNRTIPYDKLIFATGSSPFVLPLPGVEMQGVVTFRTIEDCKGILETAKQFKKAIVIGGGVLGLEAARGLLNLGLDVKVVHNTEYLMQRQLDNKASRMLQKQLEQQGMQFLLGKVTKEISGADRVEEIEFTDGTKVEADLVVMSVGVVPNISLAKNTGIDTNRGIVVNDFMETSIPEIYAVGECVEHNGMVYGLVKPLYEQGKVLAKYICDKPVEGYRGSILSTSLKVPGVDLFSVGEFEEDESTKTLTILNEVEDIYKKIVLRGDIIVGALLYGETRQQSKVLDMIVKRKHVSDEDKRSLLHSIDDGTSSIKAMKRSEIICNCNGVTKGAVMEAVQQQGLTTVNEVKQCTKASSSCGGCKLLLTDLVQYIHSDECDEFIEHKSLCSCTSLMEDEVVLQIQQRNLTSLQEVFVELNWRAIEGCSSCVPAINYYLSMIYPEREGFNHAINSLEDMKVKRLSDGTYTVTPQLLGGKITSNDLKNLLDMMDKYNIADIGINSEQRIQLKGVKQESIHAVCSHLKLSPVTTNTVRHVNTFFSEQECECHTDERSLKLSIALEKELEFLLTPHKLVISVSGCKHKEADMRTKDISVIGAELGWEIYVGGSLSPILKQGELFTVAAHEGRAKQMICGLIQYYRETANYLEQLGDWVERVGMIHIREVLFEDSICEQLVLRLEAELHSNVEKSL; encoded by the coding sequence ATGAAGAAAAAATTGGTAGTGATCGGAAATGGAATGGCAGGCGTCCGATGTGTTGAGGAAATTTTAAAACAAAATTCAGGTCTATATGAGATTTCAATTATTGGAAGTGAGCCTCACGTCAACTACAATCGAATTCTTTTATCATCTGTGTTACAAGGTGAGACAACATTTCCTGAGATAACAATTAATGATATAGAGTGGTACCAAAAATACCAGATCACCTTATATTCTGGTGAGACAGCAACGAAAATTGATACAAAGCTCAAAAGTATTTTAACAGATAAAAACCGTACGATTCCCTATGATAAATTAATTTTTGCGACAGGATCTTCACCTTTTGTTTTACCTCTTCCAGGGGTTGAAATGCAGGGGGTTGTCACATTCCGAACAATTGAAGACTGTAAAGGGATACTTGAAACAGCTAAGCAGTTCAAAAAAGCAATTGTAATCGGGGGCGGAGTTTTAGGGCTTGAAGCGGCAAGGGGATTGTTAAATCTTGGATTAGATGTAAAGGTTGTTCACAATACAGAGTATTTGATGCAACGCCAGCTGGATAATAAAGCCTCTCGTATGCTTCAAAAGCAATTAGAACAACAAGGTATGCAGTTTCTCTTAGGTAAAGTCACAAAGGAAATAAGTGGGGCTGATCGAGTAGAGGAAATTGAATTCACAGATGGGACGAAGGTAGAGGCAGATCTTGTCGTTATGTCTGTTGGTGTTGTTCCGAATATAAGTTTAGCTAAGAACACAGGTATCGATACAAATAGAGGAATTGTCGTAAATGATTTTATGGAAACGAGTATCCCTGAGATATATGCAGTCGGGGAATGTGTTGAGCACAATGGCATGGTCTACGGTCTCGTAAAACCACTTTATGAACAAGGGAAAGTTCTGGCTAAGTATATTTGTGACAAGCCAGTCGAGGGATATAGAGGCTCTATTTTATCAACAAGCTTAAAAGTACCTGGGGTTGATCTTTTTTCTGTCGGTGAATTTGAAGAGGATGAATCAACTAAAACATTAACGATCTTAAATGAAGTGGAAGATATTTATAAAAAAATTGTTCTTCGAGGAGACATTATTGTCGGGGCGTTATTGTATGGAGAAACAAGACAGCAATCAAAAGTGCTTGACATGATTGTCAAAAGAAAGCATGTAAGTGATGAGGATAAACGCAGCCTTCTGCACTCAATCGACGACGGAACATCTTCAATCAAAGCAATGAAGCGATCCGAAATCATTTGCAACTGTAATGGTGTAACAAAAGGAGCCGTTATGGAAGCTGTCCAACAGCAAGGGTTAACAACAGTTAATGAGGTAAAACAATGTACAAAAGCATCGAGTTCATGCGGTGGTTGTAAGCTGCTCTTAACAGATTTGGTTCAGTATATTCATAGTGATGAATGTGATGAATTTATTGAACATAAGTCACTGTGCTCATGTACGTCTCTTATGGAGGATGAGGTTGTTTTACAGATTCAGCAACGAAATTTAACGTCCCTGCAGGAGGTATTTGTTGAACTGAATTGGCGTGCAATCGAAGGCTGCTCCAGTTGTGTCCCCGCTATTAACTATTATTTATCAATGATTTATCCGGAGCGTGAAGGATTTAATCATGCGATAAATTCACTTGAAGACATGAAGGTGAAAAGGCTGAGTGATGGTACTTATACAGTCACACCGCAGCTTTTAGGAGGGAAAATAACGTCTAATGATTTAAAAAATCTATTAGATATGATGGATAAATACAATATAGCAGACATTGGAATCAATTCTGAACAACGAATCCAATTAAAAGGAGTAAAACAGGAAAGTATCCATGCTGTTTGTTCTCATCTTAAATTAAGTCCTGTCACAACTAATACCGTTCGTCATGTTAACACGTTTTTTAGTGAACAAGAATGTGAATGTCATACAGATGAACGCTCTCTTAAACTGTCCATTGCATTAGAAAAAGAGTTGGAGTTTTTGTTAACACCTCACAAACTGGTAATCAGTGTGTCGGGCTGTAAGCATAAAGAAGCTGATATGAGAACAAAGGATATTAGTGTCATAGGTGCTGAACTAGGCTGGGAAATTTATGTGGGAGGAAGTCTATCTCCTATCTTAAAACAGGGAGAGCTTTTTACTGTAGCTGCACATGAGGGACGAGCGAAACAAATGATTTGCGGGCTCATCCAATATTACAGAGAAACAGCCAATTATCTAGAGCAACTGGGAGATTGGGTTGAACGAGTGGGAATGATTCATATTCGTGAGGTTTTATTTGAAGATTCAATATGTGAGCAGCTTGTTCTGCGATTGGAAGCAGAACTTCATTCAAATGTTGAGAAGTCGCTATAA